The following nucleotide sequence is from Embleya scabrispora.
TTCCAGGGCGTGTCGCTGCTGCTGGTCAAGGGCGGCACCAACGTGCCGGTGCGCGACTCGACCATTCTGGCCATCTCCAACCGCAACCTCGCCCCGATCGTCGGCTGGCTGCTGGCCGCCGCCGCGGTCGCCGGATACGGGGTCGTGCACGTGCGCCGCAACCGCAGCCGGGCGCGCCGCGGGCTGAGCGCCGAGCCGATCGCGATCACCGGCCTGCGGATCGGCATGCTCGCCGTGCTGGTCGGCCTCGCCGTGTACGTCCTCAACCAGGAGCGCAGCCGCAACACGGTGATCTCCTCGCTGCGGGGCGTGCCGATCGTGGTACCGGTGCTGGTGATCCTGCTCCTGGTCGGCACGTTCGTGCTGCGCCGCACCCCGTACGGGCTGAGCCTGTACGCGGTGGGCGGCAACCGCGAGGCGGCCCGGCGGGCCGGGATCAACGTGGACCGGGTGCGCATCTCGGCGTTCGTGATCTGCTCCACGATGGCCGCGATCGGCGGCATCGTCGCCGCCTCGCGGGCCAACTCGGTCGACTCCAACACCGGCGGCAGCAACGTGCTGTTGTACGCCGTGGGCGCCGCGGTGATCGGCGGCACCAGCCTGTTCGGCGGCAAGGGGCGGGTGTTGGACGCGGTGCTCGGCGGCGCGGTGGTCGCGGTGATCGACAACGGCATGGGGCTCATGGGGTACAGCGCCGGCGTCAAGTACGTTGTGACCGGCGTCGTGCTGCTCCTCGCCGCCGGGGTCGACGCCCTGTCGCGGCGGCGGGCCGAAGCCGCCGGGCTGCGGTGACGCCGCCCTCCCCCTCGATCGACGCCACGGATGAGAAAGGCAGGGTCCGCAGCCCGATGCGCGCAGCGCCCACCCAGGAGGACATCCGCAGGCAGAACCTGGGGGCGCTGCTGCGCCATGTGCACGTGCTCGGCCCCACCTCCCGGGCCCGGCTGACCGCCGGCATGGGCCTGAACCGCAGCACGATCGGCGCGCTGACCACGGAACTCGCGGCTGCCGGGCTGATCGTCGAGGAGGCGCCGCGCGACACCTCCGGCGGCGGGCGGGGCCGGCCCTCGCTCGTGGTCCGGGCCCAGTCGCAGCGGGTGTACGTGTACGCCTTCACGATCGGCGTGGACCGGTTGGTCGCGGCCCGGGTCGGGCTCGGCGGGGTGGTCCTGGACCGCCGCGAACTCCAGCGCCCGGGCAGCGGGTTCTCGCCGAAGGAGGTGGCCGAGGCGCTCGGCGGGTTCGTCGCGCAGATGCGACTGAGCGCGCCGCACGACGGGGCGTGCGTGGGCGCGGGGGTGGCGGTGTGCGCGATGGTGCGCGGCTCGGACGGCACGATTCCCGAGGGGCCCACCCAGGACTGGCGCAACGAGCCGCTGGGGGAGCGGCTTTCGGCGGCGATCGGGTCGGTGGTCATGGTCGGCAACGACGCCGACCTGGGGGTGGTGGCCGAGCACACCCGGGGCGCGGCGGTGGGCTGCGACGACGTGATCTACCTGCACGGCGACGTGTGCATCGGCGGCGGCATCCTGTCCGCCGGGCGGCCGGTGGCCGGCGGCGACGGGTACGCGGGCGAGGTCGGGCACATGGTGGTCAATCCGGACGGCCGGCCGTGTCGGTGCGGGGCGCGCGGGTGCTGGGAGGCCGAGATCGGCGAGTTCGCGCTCACCCGGGGCACCGCGAAGCACGCGATCGGCGGTCTGGCGGAGGCGGCGGCGCGCGGCGACCACGACGCGGAGGAGGGGATGCGCCGGGTCGGCGACTGGCTCGGCCTGGGCGTGGCCAACCTGGTCAACATCCTCAACCCGCAGATGGTGGTGTTCGGCGGCACGCTGCGCGAGGTGTACCTGGCCACCGCCGCGCAGGTGCGCAGTCGGCTCAACCGCACCAGCCTGTCGGTCACCCGCGAACACCTCAAACTGCGCACGGCGGCCCTCGGCGACGACGCCCCGCTGTACGGCGCCGCCGAACTGGCCTTCGCCCGCCTGCTGGACAACCCCCTGGAATCGGGGCTGGCGCCGGCGGCGGGGTAGGGGGCCCGGCGGCGGGATACGGGGTGAGGCGTCGGCGGCGCGCGCCCACGATCGGGTGGACTCGGCGCGCCGAATCCGCCGTCCGGGTGACCGTTCGGGGCGCCCGGCGTGGCGCGCCCTGTTTCATGGTCCCCGTGCGGGCCGCCGAGTCCGGAGGATGCATCGCGCCCGAGCATCCCCCGAACCCGGCGGCCGGCGCCCCGAAGCCCTCGACGCCCCACCGGCGTTCGGCGCCGGCGCCGCCCCCGCCCCGGGGCGGGTTTGCCGCGTACGATCCCGGGCAGCGGGCGACGGAGCGGCGATCCACGAGCAGCACCGGGAGTCGGCATGGCCACGAGCACCCTCCGCGACCGGGTCGCACTGGTCGCCGGAGCCACCCGAGGCGCCGGCCGCGGCGTCGCGGTCGAACTCGGCGCGGCCGGCGCGACCGTGTACGTCACCGGCCGCAGCACCCGCGGGCAACGCTCCGAGTACGACCGCCCGGAGACCATCGAGGACACCGCCGATCTGGTCACCGCCGCCGGCGGCCACGGTATCGCGGTGCCCACCGACCACCTGGAACCGGCGCAGGTCCGGGCGCTGATCGAGCGGATCGACGCCGAGCGGGGTCGCCTCGACGTGCTGGTCAACGACATCTGGGGCGGCGAGAAGTTGTTCGCCTGGGACACCCCGCTCTGGGAACACGACCTGGACGACGGGCTGCGCATCCTGCGCCTGGCCGTGGACACGCACGCGATCACCAGCCATTGCGCCCTGCCGCTGCTGCTGCGCACGCCCGGCGGCCTGGTGGTGGAGATGACCGACGGCACCAACGCGTACAACCGCGACAACTACCGGGTGTCCTTCTTCTACGACCTGGCCAAGTCGGCGGTGTTGCGGATGGCCTTCGCGCTCGGCCACGAACTCGGCCCGCGCGGCGCCACCGCCGTCGCCCTCACCCCGGGATGGCTGCGCTCGGAGATGATGCTCGACGCGTACAAGGTGACCGAGGCGAACTGGCGCGACGCCCTGAAGGTGCAGCCGCACTTCGGCATCTCCGAGTCCCCGGCGTACGTGGGCCGAGCCGTGGCGGCGCTGGCCGCCGACCCCGACGTGGCCCGCTGGAACGGGCAGTCCCTCTCCAGCGGGCAACTCGCCGGCGTGTACGGCTTCACCGACACGGACGGCAGCCGCCCCGACGCCTGGCGCTATCTGGTCGAGGTCCAGGACCGCGACCTGCCCGCCGACCAGACCGGTTACCGCTGATCCCCCACCCGACTCGACCCACCGTGCGCACCCGGGCTCAGCCCATGGTGAGCACCGCCTCGCCCCGAACCCGACGGCCGAGCAACATCGCGGTGGCCTCGCCGACGCTGCTCCAATCCGGCTGCCAGTCCACGAGGGCGTGCGGTCGCCCGTCCGCGACCAGGCACACCACGTGGGCCGGCGAGATGACGCAACAACCCGGTCAACAGCGCCCGCCGACGTTGTTCACCACCACGTCCAGCGTGGCGTCAAGGTCGCCGGGGCCGGCGAGCACCCGCTCCGCGCCGGACTCCGCCAACCCCTCGCCCCGCTCGGGACCGCCGAGTGACCACGCCCGACCACACCTTGATTTACGACGACAGCACGCACGAAAACCACTCCCACGATCGGGTCCACCTACCGTCGAACCCCAACTGCCCCACCCCGACGGCATTCCGTCCCGCCGGGTGGTAATCAGGTGTCCAGGTGCTCGTCGAAGACGCCCACGAGGATGCGACCCCCGTACTCGGGAATCGGAAGGGAAAAATGCACACGGTCGACGTTCCACAATCGCTTGCCGTGCCATTCACAGCGGTGAAGCACACCTTGGTACTCGACGTTTCGTTGCTCCCATGCTCTCGCGTTCTTCTTCGTCTGCGGACTCTCCGGTGAAATGTCGAAGCCGCGTGCCGCAAACTCGGCGATGACGCGGCTCTGGTCACCCTTGTGTCGCTCCAGCGCGTCGCCGAAGTGGTCGTTCAGGAGGCCGAGTAGTTCCACCAACCAGGGCAGGATCTCGGCGTAGTCGCCCTTGAAGCGACGGAAGTCGAGTGCGTCGGCGAAGATCAGGTCTGCGAACGCGCTGCCTGCCAAGTGAAGGAACGCATCCGGTGGCACGCACTCCCGTACGAGGATTCCCCGTCGAAATCCGGTCAACTCGTCGACATCGGTCAGAACGTGGAGGTCCACTGACTCGTGCCTGTGGACCACAGTGATCCATCCCGATGGCCAGAACCCGGTCGACAGGACCAAACACGACATCGCGCGCCCGGCAACGGCCTGCGCAAGGGCGTGCGCCATGCCCCACGAGGGTTCACGTTCGACGCCTGCCACGACGACAGGTTGGGGAATCTCGTCGTCCCGAGGCTCGATCGTGCGGCACTTGTCCACCAATGTGGCCAGCCGCACCCGGGCATCCCGGGACACTATTCCATCGGATGCGTACCGAAGCGTCGCGAGGGTAATCGAACCCCAGCACGGCACGTCGTACGCCAGGTCCATGATGGCCACCTGCCGTCCGTCCGCCAGTTCTTCCAATAAATCGGCGAACGTGTCCACACAACGCACCAACTGGACGTCGGTCAGGCCGCGGCAATCCAGGCCGGCCTCGTCGACCACTACACGATAGGAGTCATCGCCGGCGTCGGCGCGCATTGGCCAGCCTTCCCAGATCACTCTCGATTTGGTCGAAGAATCCCGTTGGCCAGTGGTCCAGTTCGCCCTTGTCGTTGATCCGGATAGGCGTGGTCCCCTCTGTATCGAAGTAGTGCACCACCATGTCCTCGGCGCGGAGCGAGCGGTCCTCCGCAACGGCGAGCCTCGCGCCGTTCACCATGTGATCGCTGTGGGTCTCCACCACGACTTGCACGCCGCTTCCCGCGATGCGGGCCAGAAGTCGGCCCAGTTTGGATTGCCCGGCAGGGTGCAGGTGCGCCTCGGGATTCTCCACCAGCAGCATGTCTCCAGGTCGGGTCAACAGACCGGCGACAATCACCGGAAGCGCGTACGAGATCCCGAATCCGGTGTTGACCGGGCGGATTTCCGCCCCGTAAGGACCGACTTCCTGAAATCGGATCGTACTTGCCATGATGCCCGCCGCCCATTGCGCGGTGATGCGAATGGGGCGAATAATCTCGGACGCCCAAGCCTCCGCCTGCAAACGCGGAAAGGCACTGCCCGCACGAGGATGCCGAAGTTCCTCTCGCACGGTGAGTCTCGTGCTCACCTGCCTCATCTCACGCAACGCGAGAACCTGGGCCGTGAACTCTCCCTGGGTGCCGACGCCGATGACATCGGGTTCGAGAGCGGAGACGGTCAACACGTCACGAGGGCCCAGCCGTTCGGCGGCAAGATAGGTGAACCCCCCGGCGTCGTTGCCGACGCTCGGAACCGGACCCTCGGGACACGACTTCACCGTCAAGTACAGGGCTTGTTCTTCATCCGGTACGCCGAAAAGGTAGTCCCAACGGCCGGGCTCGGTTGCCGAGCTCTCCAGCCGAATGGCGATTTCCGGATTCGGAGCGGCCGGATGCAGCAGCTCATGAGCCTCCCCCAACGCAAGCCCGTCGGTCCCGTTCAATTGCACGCTGCGCTTTCCCGGCGTACCGGACGCTTGCCGGGCCAGCAGCAGGGATTGCAGGACGGTGCTCTTACCACCACCGTTCACGCCGGTCAGCACGGTCAGCGGTCGCAGGACGAAGGATGCCTGTTCGAAACACTTGAAGTGCGAGATCGCCAGGGACTCGATCACAACCCCGCCCGCAGGTCCACGGCGGCCGCCTCGAACCGATACCCCACCCGGCGCCGGTCCGCCGTGGAGGACGTGATGGCGTCGAGGTAGGTGACGTCCTCTGTCATCCGCGCGCGAGCCGCATCGACGATGTACTGCCGGCGTCTACGAAGGTCATCCGCTTTGTAGTCGGCAACAGCAATGGACCAGGTCTCGAAGAGAGCCCTATTGATGGGATTACGGCCATCGACACCGAGCGGCCACTTCCGAAAGGTGTATTGGCCAAACAGCAGGTACGCGTTTCGCATCGCCGTTTCGAAGGCACTCTCGAGTTGATCGACCCGCGCGTCCGAAACATCGTCTGGATTATCGAGCATCCGAGTGGCGGTCATCAGAAAGGTCTCCATCACGGGATGCCTTGCATAGGAGTCCAGGCCACACAACCAAAAGGCCGCGAAACGCAAAGCCATCTCGCGGTCGTTCATCCTGATATGATCGGTGAGTCCGTTGGTGGCTGCAGCAAATGCGTCCGTGTGCGTCATTCGCTTCAGAATCTCACGGCTGCGCGGCTTGCTCATGCAATGCCGGATCTCCTGTGCATTGAGCGGGGTTCCACCGGTGTTGATCCGCTTGAAGATGTCATACATGACATCGGGCGGCGTGGTCGGATCGATCACATTGACGACCAACTGCGTGTTGTGCATCCGGCGTTGCCATTGCACCGCCAGATCGGAGAATCGGAGGCCTTCCACCGCCGACAGGTACTCGACACCCTTGAGTAGGAAGCCGGCGTCGCCGCCGCGTACAAAGTCGTGCAACGTGGAGAGTCGTTGAAGTCCGTCAACGACGTGAAAGGCGCCATCGGAATCCTCGGCGAAGTAGAAGGCCGGCAGGGGAATCTGCAGCAGGACCGACTCCACAAGGAGTGATTTCTGACGGGCACGCCAGACCTGACCTCGCTGGAAGTCCGGTGCAAGCTCCAACGATCCCTCGTCGATCTGATCCAGGATGTTCCGCAGCGAGAACTGGCTCGTGTTGACGCGGATCTGCTCCGGATTCCACGGCCGCTCGATCTTGGAGCCGTCGGCATCGGAGGTCTCGACTTCCACATCCAACGGCTGACCCTCGAAGACGTCCTCCACCACGAGCGGCGCCGTCTGCTTTTCCTCCGAATTCATGGCGGCATCCTACGGGCGCAGTGCCCTCCAAGGGTCGATCCCGTCGTACCCGCGCACTGGTGGTCGTCGCGCGCGGGAGCAGGGCAGGGCCGAGCTGAGTCAGCCGCCGAGGACGGCAGGGACAGGGCGCGGTGTGGGTGGTGCGAGTGGGGGCGAGGGCGTTGCGGATCCCGTTGAGGTGCGAGGCGCGCCGATGCAGTTCAGCGCGACGACGCAGTAGCCGTTGCTCTTCGCCGGCGGCGACAGTGCCTGCCGGCTGTCCGACATGTTGCCGGGCGTGCCGTGTAGCAGGATCACCGGACGCGGGTGTGCGGCACTCGGTCGACAGTCGAAGGCACGTGGGTGCGTCGTCCACCGTGTGGCGTAGCTGGGGGCGGGGTGGATCGGGAAGGGTTTCGAGGGGCGTCGGCCCCCGGTGATCGACCGATGACCGATCCGGTTCGGGTGACCCCGCGCGGTGCCCGCCGACGCAGGACGGTGGCCGGCCGATGAGCGAAGCGGTGGTCGAGGTGGAGCGCGGGCGGGCGTTGCGGCGGTTGATCCCGCTGCTTCCGGCGCTGCTCTACTTCACCATCGTGGCCGTCGACTTCGGCACTCCGGACGAGTTCCGGACGGACACGATGTTGTGCCTGGTGCCGATGACCGCGTCCGCGCTGGTCCCGGTGCGCCCGACGGTGGTGTACGCGATCCTGGCCGCGGTGACGTTCCTGGTCCTGGACCCGTGGCTGGCGCCGGCGGGCTACGAACACGACTGGGCCGGGTTCGTGGTGGTCGTGCTCGGCGGGGCGATCGCCGCAACGACGGTGTGGCTCCGGACCCGATTGCAGGAGCGGGTCTCGCGCCTGGGCAACGTGGTCGAACACGTCCAGCGCGCGCTGTTGCCGCCGGTGCCGCCGGTGGTGGGCGGGATCCGGGTCGAGCGCAGCTACCTGGCCGCCGAGCGGGACGCGGAGGTCGGCGGCGACGTCTACGACGTGGTGGACACGCCGTATGGCACGCGCGCGTTCATCGCCGACGTGCAGGGCAAGGGGCTGACCGCGGTGGGCGCGAGCGCGGCGCTGGTCGGCACGTTCGACGAGGCGGCCCACGCCGAGCCGGAACTGTGGCGGGTCGGGCGGCGCATGGGCGCCGGGCTGGAGCGCTTCGGCCGCAACCAGGTACTGCTGGGCGAGCCGGACACGGACTGGTTCGCCACCGCGCTGATCGTCGGGTTCGACGGGGACGGCCGGGTCGAGCCGACCAACCACGGGCACGAGGCGCCGGCGGTGATCGGCCCGTCCGGGGTGCGCTGGTTGCAGGTGCCGCCGGAGTTGCCGCTGGGCCTGGCCGGACTGGCGCCGGCCGAGGAACGGGCGCCGACGTACCGGTTCCGGATGACCCCCGACGAGTCGTTGCTGCTGTACACCGACGGCACCACCGAGGCGCGGGACGCCGCCGGCCGGTTCTTCCCGCTGCGCGAGTGGGTCGCCCGGAACGCGGACCCGAACCGGTCCGCGGCCGAGTTGTTGGCCGGTCTGCAACAGGCGCTGCTCGCACACGTGGGCGGGCGGCTCACCGACGACGCGGCGCTGATGGTGCTGCGCCCGGTGGCGGCGGAGGCGGTGGGCCCGTAGGGTAACGGCCCCTCGGACGCCGACCCGGCCCGGGATCGCCACGAAGAGCGGAATGGCCGGCCACGGGCCGCCCGGGGGGTGCGGGCAGCCGATCGCGCACCACCTTGTTCGCGTCGGGATCGGTGATCGTGTCGCTGCCGGTGGCCTCTCCGAGAGAAAACGCTGCGGTCGGTTGGGCACCGGGACTACCGTCGGCACAGCGACACGAACGCACAACACGACCGGTGCGAGTCGGCGCACGTCCGACGCTCGGGACCGGGGATGCGACGGGGGCGGGGTCGTGCGGAATCGTACGTGTGGGTGGGCGCGCGTCCTGGTGGTGCTCGCGCTGCTGGGCGCGGGGACCACGGAGTGCGCGCGCGGACCGGGTGGGCGGCCGGTGATCGAGGTGGACGCGCCGACGGCCCTGGTGGATCGGGCGGTGCACATCCGGATCGGCGGGCTGTCGGCCAGGGAGAGGGTCGGCGTCGATCTTCGTGCGGTGGACGTCGAGGGAGAGCCGTGGCGCGGCCACGCCACGTTTCGAGCGGACTCCCACGGGGTGCTCGACCTGGACACGGCGACACCCCTTTCGGGTACCTACCGGAAGCCGGACGGCATGGGGTTGTTCTGGTCGATGAACCCGAGGTCGGGTGATCCGGAACAGGCGTACTTCCGCCCGCCATACCGCGGGAAGAGCGACTTCGACCTCACCCTCACGGCCGCGGCCAACGGCCGCCGCCCCGTCTCCCGGACGCTGACCAG
It contains:
- a CDS encoding PP2C family protein-serine/threonine phosphatase; translation: MSEAVVEVERGRALRRLIPLLPALLYFTIVAVDFGTPDEFRTDTMLCLVPMTASALVPVRPTVVYAILAAVTFLVLDPWLAPAGYEHDWAGFVVVVLGGAIAATTVWLRTRLQERVSRLGNVVEHVQRALLPPVPPVVGGIRVERSYLAAERDAEVGGDVYDVVDTPYGTRAFIADVQGKGLTAVGASAALVGTFDEAAHAEPELWRVGRRMGAGLERFGRNQVLLGEPDTDWFATALIVGFDGDGRVEPTNHGHEAPAVIGPSGVRWLQVPPELPLGLAGLAPAEERAPTYRFRMTPDESLLLYTDGTTEARDAAGRFFPLREWVARNADPNRSAAELLAGLQQALLAHVGGRLTDDAALMVLRPVAAEAVGP
- a CDS encoding sugar ABC transporter permease, giving the protein MTSSALPLADGGSGTGAPESPVVAHIKDYLARLRGGDTGAMPAVLGLVVLCTVFAIMRPKFLSAGNFANLFTQGAAVTVIAMGLIFVLVLGEIDLSAGFASGVCAAVLAVLLTEHDWPWYAAVLAALVVGMVIGLVLGVLVAKVGIPSFVVTLGAFLAFQGVSLLLVKGGTNVPVRDSTILAISNRNLAPIVGWLLAAAAVAGYGVVHVRRNRSRARRGLSAEPIAITGLRIGMLAVLVGLAVYVLNQERSRNTVISSLRGVPIVVPVLVILLLVGTFVLRRTPYGLSLYAVGGNREAARRAGINVDRVRISAFVICSTMAAIGGIVAASRANSVDSNTGGSNVLLYAVGAAVIGGTSLFGGKGRVLDAVLGGAVVAVIDNGMGLMGYSAGVKYVVTGVVLLLAAGVDALSRRRAEAAGLR
- a CDS encoding SDR family oxidoreductase produces the protein MATSTLRDRVALVAGATRGAGRGVAVELGAAGATVYVTGRSTRGQRSEYDRPETIEDTADLVTAAGGHGIAVPTDHLEPAQVRALIERIDAERGRLDVLVNDIWGGEKLFAWDTPLWEHDLDDGLRILRLAVDTHAITSHCALPLLLRTPGGLVVEMTDGTNAYNRDNYRVSFFYDLAKSAVLRMAFALGHELGPRGATAVALTPGWLRSEMMLDAYKVTEANWRDALKVQPHFGISESPAYVGRAVAALAADPDVARWNGQSLSSGQLAGVYGFTDTDGSRPDAWRYLVEVQDRDLPADQTGYR
- a CDS encoding AAA family ATPase, with product MIESLAISHFKCFEQASFVLRPLTVLTGVNGGGKSTVLQSLLLARQASGTPGKRSVQLNGTDGLALGEAHELLHPAAPNPEIAIRLESSATEPGRWDYLFGVPDEEQALYLTVKSCPEGPVPSVGNDAGGFTYLAAERLGPRDVLTVSALEPDVIGVGTQGEFTAQVLALREMRQVSTRLTVREELRHPRAGSAFPRLQAEAWASEIIRPIRITAQWAAGIMASTIRFQEVGPYGAEIRPVNTGFGISYALPVIVAGLLTRPGDMLLVENPEAHLHPAGQSKLGRLLARIAGSGVQVVVETHSDHMVNGARLAVAEDRSLRAEDMVVHYFDTEGTTPIRINDKGELDHWPTGFFDQIESDLGRLANARRRRR
- a CDS encoding DUF262 domain-containing protein, which codes for MNSEEKQTAPLVVEDVFEGQPLDVEVETSDADGSKIERPWNPEQIRVNTSQFSLRNILDQIDEGSLELAPDFQRGQVWRARQKSLLVESVLLQIPLPAFYFAEDSDGAFHVVDGLQRLSTLHDFVRGGDAGFLLKGVEYLSAVEGLRFSDLAVQWQRRMHNTQLVVNVIDPTTPPDVMYDIFKRINTGGTPLNAQEIRHCMSKPRSREILKRMTHTDAFAAATNGLTDHIRMNDREMALRFAAFWLCGLDSYARHPVMETFLMTATRMLDNPDDVSDARVDQLESAFETAMRNAYLLFGQYTFRKWPLGVDGRNPINRALFETWSIAVADYKADDLRRRRQYIVDAARARMTEDVTYLDAITSSTADRRRVGYRFEAAAVDLRAGL
- a CDS encoding ROK family protein, yielding MRAAPTQEDIRRQNLGALLRHVHVLGPTSRARLTAGMGLNRSTIGALTTELAAAGLIVEEAPRDTSGGGRGRPSLVVRAQSQRVYVYAFTIGVDRLVAARVGLGGVVLDRRELQRPGSGFSPKEVAEALGGFVAQMRLSAPHDGACVGAGVAVCAMVRGSDGTIPEGPTQDWRNEPLGERLSAAIGSVVMVGNDADLGVVAEHTRGAAVGCDDVIYLHGDVCIGGGILSAGRPVAGGDGYAGEVGHMVVNPDGRPCRCGARGCWEAEIGEFALTRGTAKHAIGGLAEAAARGDHDAEEGMRRVGDWLGLGVANLVNILNPQMVVFGGTLREVYLATAAQVRSRLNRTSLSVTREHLKLRTAALGDDAPLYGAAELAFARLLDNPLESGLAPAAG